In Tenacibaculum pacificus, a single window of DNA contains:
- a CDS encoding saccharopine dehydrogenase C-terminal domain-containing protein has protein sequence MKKILMFGAGLSATTLIKYLLDNAQAQHWKLQIASRTKATAEAKINKHPFGEAIGLDVVNDAEGRRKWIADADIVISMLPAALHMLIANDCLSANKNLVTASYVSPEILALDEKVKDAGIIFMNEVGVDPGIDHMSAMKIIDSIKNQGGTIDTFKSYCGGLMAPGYDNNPWKYKFTWNPRNVVMAGTAGAFFLEEGKETTYTYSNLYENTEQVEVLNYGKFDAYGNRDSVIYKEIYGLEGISNLYRATLRNEGYTDAWNILLQLGFTDDEKKYNVKDTTFADFTAQFVNKEGSWKQRIESVLNKEISEISFAKIEWLEIFTDAIIGGEDKTAAQVLEQAMVAKMSLEEGDKDMLVMHHYFKYILNGESREITSSMVYIGEGNEHTAMSKTVGLPTAIAVKNILNGNISLTGVQVPNVKEIYEPILNELEEYGIQFIEKETVLA, from the coding sequence ATGAAAAAAATACTAATGTTTGGAGCAGGATTATCTGCCACAACACTTATTAAATATTTATTAGATAATGCTCAAGCACAGCATTGGAAATTACAAATAGCTTCTAGAACAAAAGCTACAGCAGAAGCTAAAATAAATAAGCATCCTTTTGGGGAAGCCATTGGTTTAGATGTAGTAAATGATGCAGAAGGAAGAAGAAAATGGATTGCTGATGCTGATATAGTGATATCAATGTTACCTGCAGCCTTACATATGTTAATTGCTAATGATTGTTTATCAGCTAATAAAAACTTAGTAACAGCTTCTTATGTTTCGCCAGAAATACTTGCTTTAGATGAAAAGGTTAAAGATGCTGGAATTATTTTTATGAATGAAGTAGGAGTAGACCCAGGAATTGACCATATGTCTGCAATGAAAATTATAGATTCAATAAAAAATCAAGGAGGAACTATAGATACATTTAAATCGTACTGTGGAGGGTTAATGGCTCCAGGATATGATAATAATCCTTGGAAATATAAATTTACTTGGAATCCTAGAAATGTAGTAATGGCAGGTACTGCTGGAGCATTTTTTTTAGAAGAAGGTAAAGAAACTACTTATACTTATTCTAATTTATATGAAAATACAGAACAAGTTGAGGTGTTAAACTATGGTAAGTTTGATGCATATGGAAATAGAGACTCTGTAATTTATAAAGAAATTTATGGCTTAGAAGGTATTTCTAATTTATATAGAGCAACCCTAAGAAATGAAGGATATACAGATGCTTGGAATATCTTATTACAATTAGGTTTTACTGATGACGAGAAAAAATACAATGTAAAAGATACTACTTTTGCCGATTTTACAGCACAATTTGTAAATAAAGAGGGTTCTTGGAAACAAAGAATAGAATCAGTATTAAATAAAGAAATTTCTGAAATTTCATTTGCTAAAATTGAATGGTTAGAAATTTTTACTGATGCTATTATAGGAGGAGAAGATAAAACTGCTGCTCAGGTATTAGAACAAGCAATGGTTGCTAAAATGAGTTTAGAAGAAGGAGATAAGGATATGTTAGTAATGCATCATTACTTTAAATATATATTAAATGGAGAATCGAGAGAAATAACTTCTTCTATGGTATATATTGGTGAAGGAAACGAACATACAGCAATGTCTAAAACTGTTGGCTTACCTACTGCAATTGCTGTTAAAAATATTTTAAACGGAAATATTTCTTTAACAGGAGTTCAAGTGCCAAACGTAAAAGAAATATACGAACCAATTCTTAACGAATTAGAGGAGTATGGAATTCAATTTATCGAAAAAGAAACTGTTTTAGCTTAA
- a CDS encoding helix-turn-helix transcriptional regulator, translating into MMSLNHKNIKTKKVITFIDNKTIYNSEYAELNIFKTYETTKNVFLNFDNTVIASMMTGKMIMHFDKTKPFLFTKGATLVIPEENNISIDFPEASLTTPTTYSGLVINQNKINEVVYHFNENTAIERENNNWDFKKQTSHLNNDTEINILINKLTNTFINNSKSKNALLDLMIQELIIRLLQSKARKLILKNVNDGFSDTRISYAIKYIKENLTKNDLSLDKISEKACMSKSHFFKKFKSTLGVTPIDYINSEKIKFAKQLIKNNPNQNISDIAYKTGFNNVTYFNRIFKKRN; encoded by the coding sequence ATGATGTCGCTAAACCATAAAAATATCAAAACAAAAAAAGTAATTACATTTATTGATAATAAAACTATCTACAACTCTGAATATGCAGAGTTAAATATTTTTAAAACATATGAAACCACAAAAAATGTATTTTTAAATTTTGATAATACAGTTATTGCGAGTATGATGACTGGTAAAATGATAATGCATTTCGATAAAACAAAACCATTTTTATTTACTAAAGGAGCAACATTAGTTATTCCTGAAGAAAACAATATAAGTATTGATTTTCCTGAAGCTTCATTAACTACTCCAACAACCTATTCTGGATTAGTAATTAATCAAAATAAAATAAATGAAGTTGTTTATCATTTTAATGAAAATACCGCTATTGAAAGAGAAAATAATAATTGGGATTTTAAAAAACAAACTTCACATTTAAATAATGATACTGAAATAAACATACTTATTAATAAACTAACAAATACATTTATTAATAATTCAAAATCTAAAAATGCATTATTAGATTTAATGATTCAAGAATTAATTATTCGTTTGTTACAAAGTAAAGCACGAAAACTGATTTTAAAAAATGTTAATGATGGTTTTAGTGATACCCGTATAAGCTATGCTATTAAATATATTAAAGAAAACTTAACAAAAAATGATTTAAGTTTAGATAAAATTTCTGAAAAAGCTTGTATGAGTAAATCTCATTTTTTTAAAAAATTTAAAAGTACTTTAGGTGTTACACCTATTGATTATATAAATTCTGAAAAAATTAAATTTGCTAAACAACTAATTAAAAATAATCCTAATCAAAATATTTCTGATATTGCTTATAAAACAGGTTTTAATAATGTTACATATTTTAATAGGATTTTCAAAAAAAGGAATTAA
- a CDS encoding TerC family protein encodes MLGIIFTLLMLILLQAVLGFDNLLYISLESKKAPESDRKRVRKVGILIAIVLRIVLLFVLVSVIDFFQEPFSFLSGGIKDVVHFAFNGHSIIVLFGGGFILYTAIKEIWHMIGSNDLSHDIESGKKAKSSNAVITSIVIMNLVFSFDSILAAIGLTSEIENSTTAFIVMAIAIVISGLLMLVMADKISTFLAKNRMYEVLGLFILFIVGIMLVTEGGHLAHLKLFGNEIVPMSKTTFYFVLAILIIVDVVQGQYQKKILAENTVNITDDKK; translated from the coding sequence ATGCTAGGAATCATTTTTACTTTATTAATGCTAATTTTATTACAAGCCGTTTTAGGGTTTGATAATTTATTATATATTTCTTTAGAATCTAAAAAAGCACCTGAATCAGACAGAAAAAGAGTACGAAAAGTGGGTATTTTAATCGCCATTGTTTTAAGAATTGTATTACTTTTTGTTTTAGTTTCTGTTATTGATTTTTTTCAAGAACCTTTTTCTTTTTTAAGTGGAGGCATTAAAGATGTTGTTCATTTTGCATTTAATGGACATAGTATTATTGTTTTATTTGGTGGTGGATTTATACTTTACACCGCAATAAAAGAAATATGGCATATGATTGGAAGCAACGATTTATCACATGATATTGAAAGCGGAAAAAAAGCAAAATCGTCAAATGCTGTTATTACAAGTATTGTTATTATGAATTTAGTTTTTTCTTTTGATTCTATTTTAGCCGCAATCGGGCTTACTAGCGAAATTGAAAACTCAACAACCGCATTTATTGTTATGGCAATTGCTATTGTTATAAGCGGATTATTAATGTTAGTAATGGCAGATAAAATTTCTACATTTTTAGCAAAAAATCGTATGTATGAAGTATTAGGATTATTTATTCTTTTTATAGTCGGAATTATGTTGGTTACTGAAGGTGGGCATTTAGCGCATTTAAAATTATTTGGAAACGAAATTGTACCGATGAGTAAAACAACTTTCTATTTTGTGTTAGCTATTTTAATTATTGTAGATGTTGTGCAAGGACAATATCAGAAAAAAATATTAGCAGAAAACACGGTAAATATTACTGATGATAAAAAATAA
- a CDS encoding PhoX family protein, with amino-acid sequence MKNLKLSVLALLAISISLTTLTSCEDGADGTNGIDGVNGTDGTNGTDGTDASTYLTASKTPNFLKVTSDFVGLKITPLLSSEDIIPNSPDFVYGSMADGAGLLPEADGTFTLINNIEADYSIARIKLNKNLRPISAEYILNATATGATAQCSGSMVSPEEHGFGPLYLSGGEWGGASKGVFATDPYKSAEDASIGRMLTAMGQWSTENAVVIGKDAYADKTVAFIGDDNGNNEVPSGQLGMYVGNRGDLEGGKLYGLKVTSAGVAYEVDMTEGTEYDVEFVELEEKEITALDTECKTKGVMGFSRLEDIDWRRGSASNNREIYFAVTGRNKPGLVGKGTILGRVYKVVLNENDPTGAAKITCVLDGDIVGGKADGFHSPDNIVVTENYAYVQEDPNGYASVNPNIIGYSKLYQYNLNTGVIKTVLECDQDRAATLGYGNIAKNWEITGMIDVTDIVNNGKNSFLVMTQNHGWEPADGTSFTDPKANTDLDNRKEGSVLHLITGLER; translated from the coding sequence ATGAAAAACTTAAAATTAAGCGTATTAGCTTTATTAGCAATTTCGATTAGTTTAACAACATTGACTTCTTGTGAAGATGGAGCTGATGGAACAAATGGTATTGATGGAGTAAACGGAACTGACGGAACAAATGGAACTGATGGAACTGATGCTTCAACATATTTAACAGCATCTAAAACACCAAACTTTTTAAAGGTAACTAGTGATTTTGTTGGATTAAAAATTACACCATTATTATCATCAGAAGATATTATACCAAATTCACCAGATTTTGTGTACGGTTCTATGGCTGATGGAGCTGGTTTATTACCAGAAGCAGATGGTACTTTTACTTTAATTAATAATATTGAAGCTGATTATTCTATTGCTAGAATTAAATTAAACAAAAATTTAAGACCAATATCAGCAGAATATATTTTAAACGCAACTGCAACTGGTGCAACAGCACAATGTTCAGGATCTATGGTTTCTCCAGAAGAACATGGTTTTGGACCTTTATATTTATCAGGTGGTGAATGGGGTGGAGCATCAAAAGGTGTTTTTGCTACAGATCCTTATAAATCGGCAGAAGATGCAAGCATAGGAAGAATGTTAACTGCAATGGGACAATGGTCTACTGAAAATGCTGTAGTTATCGGTAAAGATGCTTATGCTGATAAAACAGTTGCTTTTATTGGTGATGATAACGGAAATAACGAAGTTCCTTCAGGTCAATTAGGAATGTATGTTGGTAATAGAGGAGATTTAGAAGGAGGAAAATTATATGGTTTAAAAGTAACTTCGGCAGGAGTAGCTTATGAAGTTGATATGACTGAAGGAACTGAATATGATGTTGAGTTTGTTGAATTAGAAGAAAAAGAAATTACAGCTTTAGATACAGAATGTAAAACTAAAGGTGTTATGGGATTCTCTAGATTAGAAGATATTGACTGGAGAAGAGGTTCTGCATCAAATAATAGAGAAATTTATTTTGCAGTTACAGGTCGTAACAAGCCAGGTTTAGTTGGTAAAGGAACTATTTTAGGACGTGTTTATAAAGTGGTTTTAAATGAAAATGATCCAACAGGAGCGGCTAAAATTACTTGTGTATTAGATGGTGATATTGTTGGAGGAAAAGCAGATGGTTTTCATTCTCCTGATAATATTGTAGTTACTGAAAACTATGCATATGTTCAAGAAGATCCTAACGGATATGCTTCTGTAAATCCAAATATTATTGGATATTCTAAATTATATCAATATAACTTAAATACTGGAGTAATTAAAACTGTTTTAGAATGCGATCAAGATAGAGCTGCAACTTTAGGTTACGGAAATATTGCAAAAAATTGGGAAATTACAGGAATGATTGATGTTACTGATATTGTAAATAATGGTAAAAATTCATTTTTAGTAATGACTCAAAATCACGGATGGGAACCAGCTGATGGAACTTCATTTACAGATCCAAAAGCAAATACTGATTTAGATAACAGAAAAGAAGGTTCTGTTTTACACTTAATTACAGGATTAGAAAGATAA
- a CDS encoding cytochrome-c peroxidase — MKDFFSQAKTYLCVCLLLLVVSCTQKPAKYSSVAQFSEDVKKQYINHLSKAIENLDSMEGKSIKEQQKHYVLARKYFKLAEPILAFSDKDNYKSLNAPNIIGVHGETTNDTRVINPIGFQVIEETIYDDDSDFIVLKRAINVTSNRLKLIKKNVTLKLKGYHVMWLIRDQITRVATAGITGFDSPVLNQSLVESSYTYETLLDIIKLNENKFTSKALFNKFEVAVKSAQKSLNHDFDTFDRFNFIKNHTNPQLKILLEIQKDWEVKYPFEMALSNNMSTLFSDKTLNINYFSDHLNDTTKLAEKIVFGKQLFNDTSLSKNYDMACATCHIKDLAFTDGRKTFDENQTRNSPTLTYAAYQRSFFMDARAGSLEGQVVGVVENHNEFNMSMDSVVQRVYKNKEYKKSIINLYGAKRVDFNIRHAIASYIRTLNMFDSKFDKNIRGEEETLTADEKQGFNLFMGKALCASCHFAPVFNGTVPPNYNDTELEFIGVPESTDSINPKISTDLGRYALYKTPERKHFFKTPTVRNIAKTAPYMHNGVYKTLEEVMDFYNKGGGAGLGFDTEYQTLPFDSLSLSKKEISQIIDFMNTLTDETY; from the coding sequence ATGAAAGACTTTTTCAGTCAAGCTAAGACATACCTTTGTGTATGTCTTTTGCTTTTGGTAGTATCATGTACTCAAAAACCAGCAAAATATTCTTCTGTTGCTCAGTTTTCTGAGGATGTTAAAAAACAATATATTAATCATCTTTCAAAAGCTATTGAGAATTTAGATAGCATGGAAGGTAAATCGATTAAAGAACAACAAAAACATTATGTTTTAGCTCGTAAATATTTCAAATTAGCTGAACCAATTTTAGCTTTTTCAGATAAAGATAATTACAAATCATTAAATGCACCTAATATTATAGGTGTTCATGGTGAAACTACAAATGATACTCGAGTTATAAATCCGATAGGATTTCAAGTAATAGAAGAAACTATTTATGATGATGATAGCGATTTTATTGTATTAAAAAGAGCCATAAATGTTACTAGTAATCGATTGAAATTAATTAAAAAAAATGTAACACTTAAGTTAAAAGGATATCATGTAATGTGGTTAATAAGAGATCAAATTACTAGAGTAGCTACAGCGGGTATTACTGGTTTTGATTCTCCAGTTTTAAATCAATCATTAGTTGAAAGTTCATATACTTATGAAACCCTTCTTGATATTATCAAATTAAATGAAAACAAGTTTACATCAAAAGCATTATTTAATAAATTTGAAGTGGCTGTAAAAAGTGCTCAAAAATCTTTAAATCATGATTTTGATACTTTTGATCGTTTTAATTTTATAAAAAATCATACAAATCCTCAGTTAAAAATATTACTTGAAATTCAAAAAGATTGGGAAGTTAAATATCCTTTTGAAATGGCATTATCAAATAATATGTCAACCTTGTTTTCTGATAAAACATTAAATATAAATTATTTTTCTGATCATTTAAATGATACCACTAAACTAGCTGAAAAAATAGTTTTTGGTAAGCAATTATTTAATGATACATCTCTTTCTAAAAATTACGATATGGCTTGTGCAACTTGTCATATTAAAGATTTAGCTTTTACTGATGGTAGAAAAACTTTTGATGAAAATCAAACAAGAAATAGCCCAACATTAACTTATGCAGCTTATCAAAGAAGTTTTTTTATGGATGCCAGAGCTGGTAGTTTAGAAGGTCAGGTTGTTGGAGTTGTAGAGAATCATAATGAATTTAATATGTCTATGGATTCTGTTGTACAGCGTGTATATAAGAATAAAGAGTATAAAAAATCAATAATAAATTTATATGGTGCTAAAAGAGTTGATTTTAATATACGTCATGCAATAGCTTCTTACATAAGAACTTTAAATATGTTTGATTCAAAATTTGATAAAAATATAAGAGGAGAAGAGGAAACCTTAACAGCAGATGAAAAGCAAGGTTTTAATTTATTTATGGGAAAAGCATTGTGTGCAAGTTGTCATTTTGCACCTGTATTTAATGGAACAGTTCCTCCTAATTATAATGATACAGAGCTTGAGTTTATAGGTGTTCCAGAATCTACGGATAGTATTAATCCTAAAATTTCTACGGATTTAGGGCGTTATGCTTTATATAAAACTCCAGAACGTAAACACTTTTTTAAAACACCTACTGTTAGAAATATAGCTAAAACAGCGCCATATATGCACAATGGTGTTTATAAAACTTTAGAAGAAGTTATGGATTTTTATAATAAAGGTGGTGGAGCAGGTTTAGGTTTTGATACTGAATATCAAACATTACCTTTTGATAGTTTAAGTTTATCAAAGAAAGAAATATCTCAGATTATTGATTTTATGAATACATTAACAGATGAAACTTATTAG
- a CDS encoding LysR family transcriptional regulator: MTITQLKYTLAVAKYKNFTVAAEHCFVTQPTLSMQIQKLEDELDAKIFNRSKKPIELTEVGLKIIEQAKVIVDESSRIKDIVHQQKGFVGGEFKLGIIPTVMPTLLPMFLKTFGKNYPKVKLIIEELTTEEIIRKLTDGHIDAALAATPLENEAIKERVLYYEPFVGLIPNEHRLFNKKKIKIDDLDVDDILLLEDGHCFKNSIINLCRANKKNCANNFQLESGSFDTLIKLSKDGLGMTLLPYLNTLDLNDADKKNLREFETPPPAREVSLIYHKSQLKMQLIEALKKTIDSVIRGAIAFNDVQIISPIQKM; this comes from the coding sequence ATGACAATAACACAGTTAAAATACACTCTTGCTGTAGCTAAATATAAAAATTTTACAGTAGCAGCTGAACATTGTTTTGTTACACAGCCTACTTTAAGTATGCAAATACAAAAATTAGAAGATGAATTAGATGCTAAAATATTTAATCGCTCAAAAAAACCAATCGAATTAACAGAAGTTGGTCTAAAAATCATAGAACAAGCAAAAGTTATTGTAGATGAAAGCAGTCGTATTAAAGACATCGTACATCAACAAAAAGGTTTTGTAGGTGGCGAGTTTAAACTTGGTATTATACCCACAGTAATGCCTACATTATTACCGATGTTCTTAAAAACCTTTGGTAAAAATTATCCAAAAGTTAAATTAATTATTGAAGAATTAACAACAGAGGAAATCATCAGAAAATTAACAGATGGACATATTGATGCTGCTTTAGCCGCTACACCTTTAGAAAATGAAGCAATAAAAGAACGTGTTTTATACTACGAACCCTTTGTTGGTTTAATACCTAATGAACATCGATTATTTAATAAAAAGAAAATTAAAATTGATGATTTAGATGTTGATGATATTTTACTTCTTGAAGATGGACATTGTTTTAAAAATAGCATTATTAATTTATGTAGAGCTAATAAAAAAAATTGTGCAAATAATTTTCAATTAGAAAGTGGAAGTTTCGATACACTTATAAAGTTATCAAAAGATGGTTTAGGAATGACTTTATTACCTTATTTAAATACACTCGATTTAAATGATGCTGATAAAAAAAATTTAAGAGAATTTGAAACACCTCCACCTGCAAGAGAAGTAAGTTTAATTTATCATAAATCGCAACTTAAAATGCAATTAATTGAAGCCTTGAAAAAAACAATAGATAGCGTAATAAGAGGTGCAATTGCTTTTAATGATGTTCAAATAATTAGTCCGATACAAAAAATGTAA
- a CDS encoding Dps family protein gives MKTTVLGLDSKKSIKLAKELNILLANFQVYYQNVRGLHWNIKGKSFFELHVKFEELYTDAQEKVDLIAERILTLQGVPLHTFEDYSKLSTVVVGKNISNDKKAVELVVNSLSELLKIERAILATSDEANDEGTNSMMSDFIAEQEKTIWMLNAWLG, from the coding sequence ATGAAAACAACAGTTTTAGGTTTAGATAGTAAAAAGTCAATAAAATTAGCAAAAGAATTAAATATATTATTAGCTAATTTTCAAGTGTATTATCAAAATGTAAGAGGATTACATTGGAATATTAAAGGTAAAAGTTTTTTTGAACTACATGTTAAGTTTGAAGAATTATATACTGATGCTCAAGAAAAAGTTGATTTAATTGCTGAAAGAATATTAACATTACAAGGAGTTCCGTTACATACTTTTGAAGATTATTCAAAACTATCAACGGTTGTTGTGGGTAAAAATATTTCTAATGATAAAAAAGCAGTGGAATTAGTGGTTAATTCATTATCAGAATTATTGAAAATAGAGCGAGCTATTTTAGCAACATCAGATGAAGCAAATGATGAAGGAACAAATTCGATGATGAGTGATTTTATCGCGGAGCAAGAAAAAACAATATGGATGTTAAATGCTTGGTTAGGTTAG
- a CDS encoding NAD(P)-dependent oxidoreductase: MNIKIGILREEKTPPDRRVPFTPEQVAEIIATYSTVKVVVQPSEIRCFKDEDYVAKGVVLQEDLSDCDIIFGVKEVPVQNLIPNKRYFFFSHTHKLQPYNKKLIQAILENKITHTDYECLVQPNGARIIGFGRYAGIVGAYNGLKTFGERTRNYQLKPATSCTDLQDMIAQLKLLQLNKVKIVLTGSGRVAKGANEILEAAKIRKVATDEYLTQTFNEAVYCWIDADEYTERKDGADFDFNHFFENGTAYKSTFKRFTEVSDLFIAGHYWDNSSPVFFTKEQAASEDFKIRVIADISCDIACAVPSTLRPSTIADPVYDYDRITGKEVEKYSNENNISVMAVDNLPCELPVDASQGFGKLLIEQIVPLLVYGDKDDILKKATFTTSEGKLASKYSYMETFVNS; this comes from the coding sequence ATGAACATAAAAATAGGAATATTAAGAGAAGAAAAAACACCACCAGATAGAAGAGTACCTTTTACACCAGAACAAGTAGCTGAAATTATAGCTACTTATTCAACTGTAAAAGTGGTGGTACAACCTAGTGAAATTCGTTGTTTTAAAGATGAAGACTATGTTGCTAAAGGAGTTGTTTTACAAGAAGATTTATCGGATTGTGATATTATTTTTGGAGTAAAAGAAGTACCTGTACAAAATTTAATTCCGAATAAAAGATATTTTTTCTTTTCGCATACACATAAATTACAGCCTTATAATAAAAAACTAATACAGGCTATTTTAGAAAATAAAATAACACATACAGATTATGAATGTTTAGTTCAGCCAAATGGAGCAAGAATTATAGGTTTTGGTAGGTATGCAGGTATTGTTGGAGCATATAATGGTTTAAAAACATTTGGTGAACGAACTCGAAATTATCAATTAAAACCAGCAACTTCTTGTACCGATTTACAAGATATGATAGCACAATTAAAGTTGTTGCAATTAAATAAAGTTAAAATTGTTTTAACAGGTTCAGGAAGAGTTGCAAAAGGAGCTAATGAAATTTTAGAAGCTGCAAAAATAAGAAAAGTAGCTACTGATGAGTATTTAACTCAAACATTTAACGAAGCTGTGTATTGTTGGATTGATGCAGATGAATATACAGAACGAAAAGATGGAGCTGATTTTGATTTCAATCACTTTTTTGAAAATGGAACAGCGTATAAATCGACTTTTAAAAGGTTTACTGAGGTATCAGATTTATTTATAGCTGGGCATTATTGGGATAATTCATCACCTGTATTTTTTACAAAAGAACAAGCTGCTTCAGAAGATTTTAAAATAAGAGTAATTGCAGATATTAGTTGCGATATTGCATGTGCAGTACCATCAACATTAAGACCTTCTACTATTGCAGACCCTGTATATGATTATGATAGAATAACAGGAAAAGAAGTTGAGAAATATTCTAATGAAAATAATATATCTGTTATGGCAGTAGATAATTTGCCTTGCGAATTACCTGTAGATGCTTCTCAAGGTTTTGGAAAACTTTTAATTGAGCAAATAGTACCTTTATTAGTATATGGAGATAAAGATGATATTCTAAAAAAAGCAACTTTTACCACATCAGAAGGAAAATTAGCATCAAAATATAGTTATATGGAAACTTTTGTAAATTCTTAA
- a CDS encoding sulfite exporter TauE/SafE family protein, translating into MIYSLMFLIETFFINWQLILVFYCIAILYSSVGFGGGSSYLAVLALTGIAYSQIRATSLLCNIVVVFSNILFFQKEKLIDWKKITPLVLSSVPLAFFGGFLKINQVFFFIILGITLLIAAITMWFSEKSIISKKQHNKVNIYKNASYGGGIGFISGIVGIGGGIFLAPLLHLSNWDSSKKIAATASVFILVNSIAGLFGQYFNTNFIIDWKLTSTLLITVAIGGQIGKRMSNKLLTPIQLKKATAILIAFVAIKILWNYI; encoded by the coding sequence TTGATATACTCATTAATGTTTTTAATTGAAACCTTTTTTATTAACTGGCAATTAATACTCGTATTTTACTGTATCGCTATACTATATTCTTCTGTTGGTTTTGGAGGAGGCTCTAGTTACTTAGCGGTACTTGCACTTACTGGAATTGCCTATTCTCAAATACGAGCAACATCGTTACTTTGTAACATTGTTGTTGTGTTTAGTAATATTTTATTCTTTCAAAAAGAAAAATTAATTGACTGGAAGAAAATAACTCCTTTAGTTTTATCTAGTGTTCCATTAGCTTTTTTTGGTGGATTTCTTAAAATTAATCAAGTATTTTTTTTTATTATTTTAGGAATCACATTGTTAATAGCAGCAATTACTATGTGGTTTTCTGAAAAAAGTATCATTTCTAAAAAACAACATAATAAAGTAAATATTTATAAAAATGCTAGTTATGGAGGAGGTATTGGTTTTATTTCTGGAATAGTTGGTATTGGGGGAGGCATTTTTTTAGCTCCTTTATTACATTTATCAAACTGGGACTCTTCTAAAAAAATTGCAGCAACCGCTAGTGTTTTTATATTAGTAAACTCTATTGCCGGATTATTTGGTCAATATTTTAATACTAATTTTATAATTGACTGGAAATTAACTTCTACTTTATTAATTACTGTAGCTATTGGAGGACAAATAGGAAAACGTATGAGTAATAAATTACTTACACCTATTCAATTAAAAAAGGCAACTGCTATTTTGATTGCCTTTGTTGCCATAAAAATATTATGGAATTATATCTAA